TGGACCGTCGTCAGTGGCCTTGATCTCTGTCCATGATCGAGCGAGGCCGACATTCGGGACTGCTGGGGTGTGGAAAGTCTGTCCCTGACGCAAGATACGCAGGTCCGTCTGttgatcaagaagaagattagAAAGTTGCAGACCCCTTGGATTGATAACGCAGCGGTAGAGGCTACGTATGCTGGGAAGTTTGTGTGTCCATGGAGAATCTGGTTGACGCGAAAGATGCTGCTTGGTATCCATGTGGCCAGAATTGCAAAGGCGGAGAGGCCCGCAGTCAGTAGATATGACCGCTTGACTGGGTCGTCGATGGTAAATGCGCTTATTATCTCCCTTAAGCCATTCACACTTTGAGGTTCCGCCCTTCGAGGTTCCAAGGTTCCGTCTTGTTCACTaagagttggaggaggggagggagctcGGCGGGGGTTGAGCCCAAAGGCACGCATGTAAACTGAGCTTCGTTTCGACGGTGCACTGGCTACCCTGGTTGGTAGGGCAGCTCTTGTAGACCGGCTTTGTTGGGTTCGGATCGATCGGCTTGGGCGGGTGTGTATAGACCGGCTCTTTCGGGTGTGGTTAGACTGCGCACGAGTAACAGTCATAGGCATCGGCGCGAGGGGGTGTGTACCGTCGGGCGATTCTGGAAACAGGGCGCTACTAGTAAATGGGGACAGAGGCCAGTCGCTCAATGACAAAAAGGACTTCCTGTCGCGCGGTatgggttggaggatgggtgggtgtTCGGGGCTTGCTCTCAGAGGAAACTTCGTGTCAACATCGTTTCGGGATCGAAATATATGGATCCCAAGACCTAGGTAGATCAGGAGAGTGCCCAAGATGCAGATCCAGACTGGGAGGTACTGGGTGTAGATCCGTAGCATTTGATGTGAGGAATCAATCCAACACCATATCTGATTGTTTGTCAGCTTCGTTGGACTGGATCAGAGCGATCCAACCTACCCTAGCATTGCCATAGTAGCCCAGGGCGAGCAAAATACCGGCAGAAATTCCTGGTCCACCATAACAGATCGAGCAGtatacccaccaccacctcctaAAGTGTCCCGGGTCGGCACCATATCGAAATACAATCAGCACATTGATAGCCATAGCAAACGACCACCATGGATTGGACTGCAAGAACCTGTTCAAGTCCATTGATTAGTACCTACGGATGGTATCCACCTGCCTACCCGACCAGTACTCAAGACAACAGGCAAACTCACATCTGAAATAGAAATCCCTGTGCGTTGCACAACCCCTTGTCCCCATCCTGAATAGCCGTTCTTAGGCCATCCTGAGTCATAAGGGTAGCCACCGATGAGAATACATTCGCGACTGACGAGCACACCAAAAAGCAATTGGGAACCGTCCGAAGAGAACGGAACAAAGCAAAGGCCACGAAAACTAGCGTGACGGCAGCCAGAGAGACAGACCCCAGCGCCCGCTCGATTGTCACCAAAAGATCGGTTTGTTCCTCGGTCAAAATCAACAGGGGGCGGACCGAGTCGAGGGTCGTGGTGTTGGCTAGAAAAAACGGGATGACGGGCATCTTTGGATCGGACGAAAGAAAAGGACGGGTATCTTCAGTAACAAAAATAGAAAGAAGAAACTCTAATCGAGAcggttgttgtttgtgttAAAACATGTCGTTTGGGACAAGGAGAAACGGCGAGATcgacgagatggaggataTTTTCGAGCGCGAAGTCAATGCCACTGGTGCTTGGGAGTAGCTTCAGGTGGTGGAATTGGAAAAGATCTTGATGAGAGGTGTGGGTCAGTCTTGGGAAAATGTCACGCAGTTGTCGAAGCCACCTACAACTTGGAAAAAAGGGAACTTGCAATGCCCAATAGACGCCGACGATGAGAAATATGCAGAATTGGTGAAATGAAATCCGGAACGAATCAAAGAAACATGGTTTGATGTTCTGTGTTAGTGGAAGCCCGTGATATCGTCGCGGTGTTCGACTTCCTTCACGAGAACCTGAATGAATGTATGCAAGGTATGTACAAAAAGGGGCCTCACAGCTCGATCAACTCGCCAAAGAAGGTTAAACgcgggaggggtggagaAGCCATCTATATATACCATCCCTCCATACCTAACCTACCACCTAACCAGAACAGTTGGAGGTGCTACAGTCTTCAATTGAGTTTGAACGGCgtgtgggtgttggtgtgCGGCGTCATAAATGAAAGGTGAGGTCGTGGGACAAGCCCAGTTGTTTGTGTGGTATGTCACCTTATTCGAACTGCTGCTACATGCAATGGATCCTTCCGAGGTCTTTTTGCACTCAGATTCCAGCTTGTTTGCCTACTGTACCACAAATTCAAACTCAGTGAGTGGCCAAGAGAGTCAGGGGAGGTGTGCTTGCGGTTTGCTGACGCCGCTGCTCACTCTTGGCTGATGTTCAGGAGAAACGCGCGCAGAAATATCTGCCGGCAGATGTGTAGATCAGGTTGAGCTCTCGTGAATGGCTCGACGGAGCTCTGTATAGCTCACTTTCGGCAGGTCGGTGGCGCAACCGAGGCAGGTTCCATTGGGTAAGTGGTTGGTCCAGCTCGCTGGCACCAGAGTTATTAAATCTGGAGAAGTCCCAGTCCATTTATGGCACTCCAGTGCACCTCTACCCGCCCATCTGGACCCGACTGTCTAAATTTACGACGAGTAGTAGAAAGCATCGGTTGAAGCTCAATCGCCTGAAGGTTTAATGATGTACGACGGAAACATCAAGCAATTGCATTTCCGAGGGCTAACGTCACCTCAACTCGAACCCCACAAACCTTCTTTTTTCAAGAGATGAAAAGATTCATGACAAAGATGCCGATCAGGCTGCGGTGCCAAGCAAAGCATGCAAATCTTCATAGTACCACGGCATGCAGCCATTTTGAGTATACGCAAAAACCAGGAGAAGCAGAGAACTGAGCCCGACGGTGTCTACAAGGTAGGTGCTGACgtgcatcaacaccaacgggCTGGAAGAGAGGGTTGCAGCGCAGCGGCAAATTTAGAAGCAACCCAACCGAGCAGCACAGAAACGGATTCCCCTGGCATACGTTGAACTTAATACCGGGGTCCTGAGCAGCCGATCCTTATCCCCTTTTGTCATCATCGCCTTGACATGACGAAAAGGAAGACACGGTCCTCGGTGAAGGGCAAGAATCGGCAGGTCTGAGGCACAGTGCTGCGTAATCCACCGCTTTGCCGGAATCCTCTGATCTCTAGACAAACAATTCATTCCATTGTCTCTAGAAGGTCGTAAGTGATACGATGTAAAAGCATCATCTCTCGCACACTCTTTGATCCTCCCTAACCGTGTAAATTCCCATTAAGGTGCTATAAATGTTGATCCCTTAGGATAAAGTCAGACAGTCTCTCTACAAGGTGTACAGGAACTCTGGGTTGACATCACCCAAATCCCCAATCTCCGCCTTCGTCAAACCCGTCAGGCGATGATCAAGGAGTCCCTGCTTTCGGTCGAGATTCTGGAAGTACAAATACCGGCAGAGTATGTagcttccaccacccagaAACAGTGCCATATACGCGATCACGGTAATGTGGCCGGCAAGGAAACGTGGAGCACCGAACCACAGATTACAAGATACAAGTCCGTTGAGGTTACCCCACCCGATCACCAATCCCAAAACAATGCCGCGTTTGTAGGATCCCTCCGTGTTGTTGGCCACCCACGCAATGGTGAGTGGTATGCTAGCATAGATGCCGACAGCGCCAAAAAATGCCCCCAGGTACTGAACAATTGGATTGGAGGAGgcaacgaggaggatgaagccaAAGATGCCAACGCAGGCGAGGCCCATGTTGTAAATACCGCGTTTGCGGTGTCTATCGCTGAACACGCTGACCACAATAGTCACCAAAGCTGCAACAGCATAAGGTGGGACGCTGAGCAGCTGGTTCTTGATGATCTGGGAAGGGTCGGTAAATGATAGGTTCGAGATAATCGTAGGGAGGAACAGACTGAGACTATAAAGCGGCATCATGGGGCCCATGTACACCACCATAGCAAGGTAGGTCTTCGTGTCCTTGAGGGCTTGCCAAACGTAGAGCATCTTGAAGTTTTCATGATGGGCCGAGCTCTGCTTGTCCCGGTCCAGCCTGCGGAGGACGCGCTCTTGATCGGCTTCCGAGAGAAACTCTGCCGTGTCAGGAAAGTCCTGCACCATCCAAAATGAGGCGATGGCAACAACAATGGTGAGGGCGCCTTCGAGGATGAAGATCCAGCGCCAGCCAGCGAAGCCGCCGATACCGTCCATTGTTGAAATCGCCGCCGCGAGGAGACCGCCAAACGAcccggcgagggcggcgaatgaaaagaaaagcgcCTGGGTCACAACGGTTCGTCAGGTTTTATGCGCTCCATTGggcgatggagatgaaggggaCTACTCACAGCACGTAGAGCAACCTCATCCCGCCGATACCAACAGGAGATGAAGTAATTGACACCGGGAAACAACCCTGACTCAAAAACGCCCAAGAAGAATCGAGCTGTCATGAGCCCGCTCCAGTTCTTCACAAGGCCCATGGCGGTCATGCAACCACCCCAGCCGACCCTACACGCACGGTCAAAATCTTGTTCAGATCTCGAGACCTAACCAATGAAGGCTCATGCTTACATGATCAGGGGCAAGAATATTGAGGGACGCATCCGCTTGAGCAGAACATTTGCAACGGGCTCGAAAGCCGAGTATGCCACAAAAAAGATCATCAATGTAGCACTGTAACCGAGGTTAGACATGATAATATCGTTCGTCATGTTGTCAATCTTGGCATTTCCAATGTTGGTGCGGTCCAAAAAGGCAAGAAGGTAGAGGAAACAGAGCCACGgcaggaggacgaggtctAGGCGACGGACCAATTTGCGGTCCTAAAGCAGCAAAACACGGTGTTTAGCAGCCAAATACACCTCGGAACTGGCATCATCGAGAGCTCAATACATACCACGGCAGCTCTTTCGGATTCGGACAGTCCGGCATCTGGGTCCGGTCGAACAATGACAGCAGATAGTGAGGTCATGttttctgctgctgtggctgatATATTATTCGTACGAGAGCTTGATGGCATCGGCTTCCACCTCGTGTTCAATAGTGTATAGGATGGTAATGCGGATGCAAAAGGTCTGGTTCAACCATAGGGAATTAGTAGGATTGGTGAAGGTTGGAAAACGTTGGTTCAGGATGGGCTACCACGGGATAGCCGAACAAGAAATCGCGTCACGGGCCTGCCTCTGAAATGATTTGGCatgggaggaaggagcagGTCGCTAGGCATTTCGAATGGTGTCTTGTTGCATGAACACTTATTAGGGCGCAGTCAGCCGTCTGCTTGGGGAGTGTTATTCTATGACG
The window above is part of the Podospora bellae-mahoneyi strain CBS 112042 chromosome 3, whole genome shotgun sequence genome. Proteins encoded here:
- a CDS encoding hypothetical protein (antiSMASH:Cluster_1; EggNog:ENOG503Q4Q8; COG:S), coding for MPVIPFFLANTTTLDSVRPLLILTEEQTDLLVTIERALGSVSLAAVTLVFVAFALFRSLRTVPNCFLVCSSVANVFSSVATLMTQDGLRTAIQDGDKGLCNAQGFLFQMFLQSNPWWSFAMAINVLIVFRYGADPGHFRRWWWVYCSICYGGPGISAGILLALGYYGNARIWCWIDSSHQMLRIYTQYLPVWICILGTLLIYLGLGIHIFRSRNDVDTKFPLRASPEHPPILQPIPRDRKSFLSLSDWPLSPFTSSALFPESPDGTHPLAPMPMTVTRAQSNHTRKSRSIHTRPSRSIRTQQSRSTRAALPTRVASAPSKRSSVYMRAFGLNPRRAPSPPPTLSEQDGTLEPRRAEPQSVNGLREIISAFTIDDPVKRSYLLTAGLSAFAILATWIPSSIFRVNQILHGHTNFPAYVASTAALSIQGVCNFLIFFLINRRTCVSCVRDRLSTPQQSRMSASLDHGQRSRPLTTVHVGIQTELHRDIIGLAESADIAIETKSIKTLPEVTEIYQNNDILTHPLPSREKDAQGPASTTNLAATMTTPPTAHLKPQPSKRSLRPIGPVLKEKLSSSNMRRDLTVRIPWRSPSRTSNWSLSTTGRNKKDEEGSREGESSQRSYSWDFLDIGLENRGNILAAISSRGTPTGSGGSPITLHSRGVSSPC
- a CDS encoding hypothetical protein (SMCOG1106:major facilitator transporter; antiSMASH:Cluster_1; COG:G; EggNog:ENOG503NU7U), with the translated sequence MPSSSRTNNISATAAENMTSLSAVIVRPDPDAGLSESERAAVDRKLVRRLDLVLLPWLCFLYLLAFLDRTNIGNAKIDNMTNDIIMSNLGYSATLMIFFVAYSAFEPVANVLLKRMRPSIFLPLIMVGWGGCMTAMGLVKNWSGLMTARFFLGVFESGLFPGVNYFISCWYRRDEVALRAALFFSFAALAGSFGGLLAAAISTMDGIGGFAGWRWIFILEGALTIVVAIASFWMVQDFPDTAEFLSEADQERVLRRLDRDKQSSAHHENFKMLYVWQALKDTKTYLAMVVYMGPMMPLYSLSLFLPTIISNLSFTDPSQIIKNQLLSVPPYAVAALVTIVVSVFSDRHRKRGIYNMGLACVGIFGFILLVASSNPIVQYLGAFFGAVGIYASIPLTIAWVANNTEGSYKRGIVLGLVIGWGNLNGLVSCNLWFGAPRFLAGHITVIAYMALFLGGGSYILCRYLYFQNLDRKQGLLDHRLTGLTKAEIGDLGDVNPEFLYTL